Genomic DNA from Acidimicrobiales bacterium:
GTGCAGTGAGCTCGCGGCGAGGGGCGGGCGGCGGTGTTGGTGATGCTGGCTCGATGGTCATGAACGGTGCTCGGTGGGTGCGGTGTGGTTGAGCGGTGCGACGATGGCAACGAAATCAGAGCGGGCGTGCGCGGTGCGTTGCGCGAACCGCAGCGTCGAGCTTGCGGCCGGACCTACCCGCCTGTCACGTCTTGCTGTGGGTGATTCCGCGGTGGGCGTCCACCTCGGTATTGGCACGATCGAATGACGGATCATGGCGCCTCCCCTGCTCGGCTGATCCAGCTGAGGAAGGCGGTCGCCGGACTCAGGACGCGTCACGAGCGTGCGGTGCAGTCGGCGGTGCAGTGGCTGGTGCAGTCGGTGGTGCAGCACGGTGGGGCTTACGCTCGACCCGATGACCGGTCACTCACCGATGGCGGTCGGCCGTTGGTCCGGCTGGTGCCGGTGGGCGGATCGTTCGACCGACTATTCGTCGTCGGCTGCGGTTGGGCGGATCAGACGAGCAGCGATCTCGAACACCATCGTCGCTGTTGCTACGACCTCGGCGGCCTCGCCGGCTGATGCATCGGGCAGATCGCCGGGATAGCGGGCCTCGTACTACAGGCAGTCGATCGCTTCAGTTGGCATCGGCCACGGGCCGTCGGTAGACGCTCACGCCCTCGCGAAGCGGCCAGTACACAGCGGATCCCACGTTCGACCGCTCGGTAGCGATCTCGGCGAGGTCCGCAACGACGATGTCGAGGGGAACGAACGTCTTGACTGCGGCACGTGTGGTCCGCATGAGTGATCGCTTGTCCGAGGCCTCGACCATGTCGAACACGACGAGGAGATCGATGCCTGAGTCAGGCCCATCATCGCCGCGCGCCACCGAGCCGAACAGGATGATCTCGAAGAGGTCCACCGCCGTCACGATTTCGTCGATCACGTGAGGGACAGCTTGGGCCAACGTGAGCCCGTCGTATCGTCCAAGTTCGTCGACGGTGTGCGCCTGCGACATGCGGCAAGGCTAGTCGAAGGCTTCCACTCGACATCTCCACGCTCGTGAGCACCGACTCCTCATCGTGCACCTCCGACGCTTGCTTCCGACCACAGCTGGCCCACATCAGGGGAGTTGCAGTCGCCCGCATATCCGTCATCATCGGGCGGCCGGTGGTTTGGGACACGCCACGGGTCGCACGATCGGCGTCCTCGGCGTATTCACTCGTGGTCAGACCGGGCAGTCCGGTGGACGGGCAGAAGAAGGTTGGCTATCTGGTGGGCAACGGCCGGGGTCCTGCGGATCCGGGACTGCGTCAAGCGTCAGAGCTCGAGTGGTCGGCGGCCGTGGTGCTCGGTGTCTCGGTCTTGTCACCGGTTGCGTCGGGCCTGAGGGGAAGCGCAGCGCATCCAACCGGGATGGTTCCTGCGTCAACCCCGTGACACAGTCGGTAGAACTGTGTGCGATCGAGTTCGGGCAGCGGAACCTCGTCGGGTCCAGCACCGAAGCGTCCAACATCGCCGACGGCCAGGCCGCTGTCAGCCCACTCCTGCGCGGTGTACGTGCCTCCGGCAAGGATCCACTCTGGATTCCACGCTTTACCGTTCCATCGTTCGAGTCGCCAAGCGACTCCCCGGTTCTTGTTCAGCTCGGATCCGGTAGGAAAGCCCAAGACTGCGGACGCCTCGTTCTCGGAGAGTGTCACGCTGAACGCGTCGGTGTCTGTCGATGGCGCGGCCGCTTGACCGGTGTTCGATCCCGTGGTGCAGGCGGCCGCGAGGACTGAGACGAGAAGGACTGTTGGCGCTCGAACAAGCATGGTCCTCTGACGTGCAGTTCGGGCAGGAAGTTCCCTTTGGTCGGGTGCTGGGTCGGTTTCGGCTGCAGCGGCATCGCGTTTCCCGCGAGTCGGTGTCATTCGAGCGCGGCGGCAATCCAGGGCACCAGGAGCGCTCCGACTCCCGTGACGGTAAGAACTCTCGGAAGGGACTCGATCTGCACACGGTAGAAGTTCGAAACAGTGAAGCTGCGCTGCAGCTGCTTCATCGTTACGACCGGAAGACGAGCGTCAAGCCTTCGAGCAAGGCCAGCGAGCACGAAGCACACAACGGCGAACATCGTGGCCCAAAGCACGTCATTCCAGTCCACCTCCACGCTGCACCCCCGTCGAACGCCCAGGCGCCCGACGCCAGCCTAGGTCGCCGTTCGATGCGCTCCCCGCCACAACGGAATAGCAGCCGAACGGGCCGACACGCTGCCGGCGTTCGGGGATAATGCCGGAGCGGCATGCACTGAGAGTTTAGGGTCACTCGCGAGGTGGTCAGCTCGTCGCACTGAGTGCGGGTGTGCGAGTCTTCGGTTTGGGTGTGCGAGGTGGTCTTGGGGGATTCATGAAGTCGGCGATGGTGATCTGTAGGGACACAGTTGACCCCGTTGCCGTTCTGGCGGCAGTGGCACACAAGCGGGGGTACTCCGTTGCCGTAGCGCCCGGGTACGCGCAGATCACCAACCTGGTCGGCCGTCTGTTTACGGTTATGGCGGGCGAAAGTGACTATGAGCAGTGGGACGAAGAAGACCGGAACCTACTTGTGGCGAGCGTGGAGGCGCCGAATCGACTGTTTCGAGGATTCGCTGTTGAGTGTCGGTGGGAGAGGTTGTTCTGTGAGCTCGTCTCGGACTTCGGTGCCGCCGTGGAAGACGTGTGGGTCGTAGATTCTGACGGCGTGGTTTGGAGCTGGGACGATCTAGACCCGGAACGCATCGTCTTGTAGCCCAGTGGCGCGTTGGCACCTGCAGGAGAATCTGGGTAGTCGCATGAACCAGTTCTGGTCTGGCGATGTGCAGAATATCGACCTCGAATCGTCGGCTTCGACGCTTGACCGCCGGCACTCTGGGATGTCGTGCTCTGCGTCACCCTGCCGGCGGTATGGGGCAGGGACGAGGGGCATGAGCGCTGAGCAATACGGGGCAGTGCGCCGCTCGCGTACGTGCGGATATCGCGTGGATCCAGGCGGCAAGTCACTGAGCGCTGACGTTCGGCTACCGCCGATTCACGGCGTCATCGACTAGCAGAAACCAAGCCCCACTCGATCAGCGCTTCTTCCCAG
This window encodes:
- a CDS encoding nucleotidyltransferase domain-containing protein, with translation MSQAHTVDELGRYDGLTLAQAVPHVIDEIVTAVDLFEIILFGSVARGDDGPDSGIDLLVVFDMVEASDKRSLMRTTRAAVKTFVPLDIVVADLAEIATERSNVGSAVYWPLREGVSVYRRPVADAN